The following proteins are co-located in the Triticum aestivum cultivar Chinese Spring chromosome 1A, IWGSC CS RefSeq v2.1, whole genome shotgun sequence genome:
- the LOC123044668 gene encoding protein fluG, which yields MEARYAELRRAVEETPAVDAHAHNLVDTASSLPFLRCFSEADGDALAFAPHSLSFKRSIKDIAALYGCEASLDKVEEFRKAQGLSSISSKCFQAANISAILVDDGLAFDKMLELEAHKEFVPTVGRVLRIEWLAETIINDDSFSGSSWTLDSFTETFVAKLKSVASKIVGLKSIAAYRSGLEIDPCVSKTDAEDGLRKELTGQRPLRITNKSLIDYLFTRSLDIAVQCHLPMQIHTGFGDKDLDLRKCNPLHLRAVLEDERFTKCQLVLLHASYPYSKEASYLASVYSQVYLDFGLAIPKLSVQGMVSSLKELLELAPINKVMFSSDGYAFPETYYLGSRRARDVVYRVLSAASEDGDLSIQEAIDAVEDIFRRNASDLYKLNVANGSIHQKTIADNRIASSCVEQDVLFVRIVWNDASGQHRCRVVPAGRFYEIARNKGVGLTFASMGMTSFCDGPADGTNLTGVGEIRLMPDMSTLLRLPWSTREEMVIADMQIRPGEAWEYCPRYALRKVTKVLLDEFNVTMKAGFENEFYLRRKLVSEGHERWVPYDNSSYCSTSSFDGASSILQEVYSSLKVANIVVEQLHAEAGKGQFEVALKYVLCTLAADNLIYAREIIKSVARKHGLIATFLPKPDLNDIGSGSHVHLSLWKNDQNVFMGSNEYSHYGMSNVGEQFLAGVYHHLPSILAFTAPHPNSYDRIQPNTWSGAYLCWGKENREAPLRTACPPGVPLDMVSNFEIKSFDGCANPHLGLAAIVAAGIDGLRKGLKLPEPIESNPADYATKLKRLPQDLLESVESLAADKTLHELIGDKLITAIIAVRKAEIDHYSKNPGAFGDLIHRY from the exons ATGGAGGCCAGGTACGCGGAGCTGCGACGCGCGGTGGAGGAGACGCCGGCGGTGGACGCGCACGCGCACAACCTCGTCGACACGGCCTCCTCCCTCCCCTTCCTCCGCTGCTTCTCCGAGGCCGACGGCGACGCGCTCGCCTTCGctccccactccctctccttcAAG AGAAGCATCAAGGACATCGCCGCATTGTACGGCTGTGAAGCCTCGCTTGACAAGGTGGAAGAGTTCAGAAAGGCCCAAGGGTTGTCGTCTATCAGCTCAAAATGCTTCCAAGCTGCCAATATATCCGCGATCCTTGTGGACGATGGCCTAGCATTTGATAAAATGCTTGAGCTGGAAGCCCACAAGGAATTTGTTCCCACAGTCGGCAGAGTTCTGAGAATCGAATGGCTGGCGGAGACGATTATTAACGAC GATTCATTCAGTGGATCAAGCTGGACGTTGGACTCATTCACTGAAACTTTTGTGGCTAAGCTCAAATC AGTTGCCAGCAAAATTGTTGGGTTGAAAAGCATTGCTGCATACAGAAGTGGCTTAGAGATTGATCCATGTGTTAGCAAGACAGATGCAGAGGATGGTCTTCGTAAGGAGCTAACAG GGCAAAGACCTCTTCGGATTACAAATAAGAGCCTCATCGACTATCTATTTACTCGTAGTCTCGATATTGCTGTGCAGTGTCACTTACCAATGCAGATTCACACAGG CTTTGGAGATAAAGACCTGGACTTGCGGAAGTGCAATCCTCTACATCTCCGTGCTGTTCTTGAGGATGAAAGATTCACCAAGTGTCAGTTAGTCCTTTTACATGCTTCTTATCCATATTCTAAGGAAGCATCCTATCTTGCATCTGTTTACTCCCAG GTCTATCTTGATTTTGGTTTGGCAATTCCAAAACTAAGTGTTCAAGGAATGGTCTCATCACTTAAAGAGCTTCTGGAGCTAGCTCCCATAAACAAG GTCATGTTTAGTTCAGATGGATATGCTTTTCCGGAGACATACTATCTAG GATCCAGGAGGGCACGTGATGTTGTTTACCGTGTCCTATCAGCTGCATCTGAAGATGGTGATCTTAGCATTCAGGAAGCTATAGATGCAGTtgaggacatctttagaagaaatgCATCGGATCTGTACAAGTTGAACGTTGCCAATGGGTCAATTCACCAGAAAACGATAGCTGACAATAGGATAGCATCATCTTGTGTTGAGCAAGATGTGCTTTTTGTTCGCATCGTCTGGAATGATGCTTCAGGCCAACATAGATGCCGC GTTGTCCCAGCCGGAAGGTTTTATGAGATTGCAAGGAATAAGGGTGTCGGCCTGACTTTTGCATCAATGGGAATGACTTCCTTCTGTGACGGCCCAGCTGATGGAACAAACCTTACTGGTGTAGGCGAGATCAGGCTTATGCCAGATATGTCAACACTTTTGAGACTCCCATG GTCAACACGTGAGGAAATGGTGATAGCTGACATGCAAATTAGGCCTGGAGAAGCCTGGGAATACTGTCCTAGATATGCCTTAAGGAAAGTCACAAAAGTTCTGCTGGATGAATTCAATGTG ACAATGAAGGCAGGTTTTGAGAATGAATTTTATCTCCGCAGAAAATTAGTAAG TGAGGGACATGAGCGTTGGGTTCCATATGATAATAGCAGTTACTGCTCAACCTCATCATTTGATGGTGCCTCATCTATACTACAAGAAGTGTATTCTTCTCTTAAAGTGGCAAATATTGTTGTTGAGCAG CTGCATGCCGAAGCTGGAAAAGGGCAGTTCGAGGTTGCCTTGAAGTATGTCCTGTGCACTCTTGCTGCTGACAATTTGATATATGCTCGTGAGATTATTAAATCTGTTGCTCGAAAGCATGGGTTGATAGCAACGTTTCTTCCAAA ACCTGACCTGAATGATATTGGATCGGGCTCCCATGTGCATCTGAGTTTATGGAAGAATGATCAGAATGTTTTTATGGGATCAAATGAATACAGCCACTATGGAATGTCAAACGTTGGAGAACAGTTCCTTGCTGGAGTATACCATCATCTTCCATCAATCTTGGCATTTACTGCTCCTCACCCTAACAG CTACGATCGAATTCAGCCAAATACATGGAGTGGAGCTTACCTATGCTGGGGGAAAGAAAACCGGGAGGCTCCATTGAGAACCGCATGCCCACCTGGTGTGCCTCTCGACATGGTCAGCAACTTCGAAATTAAATCATTTGATGGGTGCGCAAATCCACACTTGGGGCTTGCTGCTATTGTCGCTGCTGGGATTGATGGACTTAGGAAAGGCCTTAAGTTGCCTGAACCAATTG AATCAAATCCTGCAGATTATGCTACCAAACTTAAAAGGCTACCACAGGACCTTCTGGAATCTGTAGAATCACTTGCTGCAGACAAAACTTTGCATGAGCTAATCGGCGATAAGCTTATTACAGCCATTATCGCTGTGCGCAAG